The window CGGTCACGGAAACCACAGCGCCAATGCCGAGGAAATCCGAAAGCTCCGCTGCGAGGTCGCCGAGCGTCGTGAATTTCTGGACGTAAAACCTGCGCGTGTTCGCTCCGGACGTGAATTCGATTCGGTCGCCGGGCGCGAGACCCAGCAATTCGCCGTCCGAATTCTGCAGATCCACGAGGAGGCTTTTCTTGTAGCCGACCGTCAAAAGGTCATCGCGGATTTTGAGAAGCGTGTCGAGAAGGTTGGCCGACTCGATAATCGTCCCCTGCCCGTCCGAGCTTCCCGCGCCCGGAGTCGTCGGCCCGGCCAGTCCCAGGTTCGCGAGCGTGCCCGGAAGCACGTCGGCGAGGACCAAATCGGACGCGTCCACGCGGCTGCCCTTCGCGAGCGTCTGAATTTGAATGAAGTCGAACCCGCCGATGTTGACGACCGCGGCCTCCACGTTGTTCGCCAGCACGTCGTTTGAAAGTATCTCGCTGTTGATCGCGGCGGCAAGCGCGGCTGCGGTCGCGTACGCGCCGGCCGCGATCGTAATCGCCTGGGGCGCGGGATCGCTGTAATCGCCGCTGGAAAACGGTGCGAGGTCAATGCTGAACGTGTCGTCCACGCCCGCGGTGATCGTCAGCCCCGGAGGAAACGGCGCGGTCGAAAGCACGAACGCGGGGGAGGGGGTGTTGACTATCCCCAGCGCGGCCAGAGTGCCCGCGTTCACGTCGGAGAAAGCCAAATCCGTCCCCAGCACGTCCGCGCCGGTTTTGACCGTTTCGAATGCGAGCCGCCCGCCCTCGTCGTACGCCTCGACAAGCCCCGCGAGCCTGCTGTCGCGTATGCTCGCGTTGATGCTGTCAACTAAATCGGCCAGCGTCGCGACGGAATCCCCGTCTATGTCTATGGTTACCGGATCGAGGTCGGCGCCGTCGAAGTGCGCCGAGGCTCCGAGATCTATCGCGAACTTGTCGTTGCCGTCCGTACCTGCGCTGTCCGCCTGCTCCGGGCCGCCCGCCAAAGTGAGTCCCAGCAAAATGCTTGCGGTGTCCAGATTGCCCTGCGAGTCGAAACCACCTACAACCAAATCGCTCGCGGTAATCGCCGAGCCGCTCTCGTATGTTTCGATTTCGATAGCGCCCGCGTTTTCGCGCACGATTATCTTGTTCAGGCCGAACGTCGCGTCGACGCGCTCCTGAATCATATCCGCAAGATCCGCTACGGTCGAGTAGTTTCCGCGGACCAGGTTAACCGACAGCCGCTGTTCCTCGTTGTTGTTGGCCGCGCCTGACAATCCGAGTACGAGCCTGTCGTTCGAGTCGTCTATCGTGATTCCAGGATTCGGCGGCGAAGGGAACGGCGCCAGCACCGCGCCCGTCTTTATGGCTCCCTGCGAGTCGGTAATCGGAAGCGCGGGCGCGGCGGACGCGATGTTGAACGCGCCTCGCGGCATCAGTCCGAGATACTCAAGGATTTTGCCGCCCGTGTCTTCGAGCCTTATTTCGCCGCGCGCCGACAGCGATTCGAGCGTGAGCACGAAATTGGGCTCCATCTTTGCGACGACGCCGATGTCGGGCGTGGAGTTGATCCTGTCCTTTATTTTCTGAAGCGTATCGGTCGCCGAAACCGAAATCGTCTTCCCGTTGATGCGGAAAAATCCGCTGTAGCCCAGCGCGCCGCCCGATACCGCCCGCCCCGTGCGCGTCTCGGTCTGGGAAAGGAAAACGTCTTTTCCGGTGAAGTTGACGTCTATGTCGGTCATATTGCCGATGTTGCGCGCGATGACTCCCTTGTCGCCCGCGTAGTTAACGTCCTCGACGAACGAGCCCGACGCGGAAAGCGCCAGCTCAAACGGCGGCTTGAGCGTCTGGTATCCCGCGTAAAGATAACGCGCGTTGTAGTCGGCGTTCGCGAGCGTGACGACGCCGCGCACGATTTGGTCTATTTCAAGAGCGATGGCGCGCCTGTCGTTCGCGGTCAGGTGCGAGTTCGCGCCCTGCACGACCAGCTCGCGCGCGCGCTGCATATAGTCGCCGACCGAGCGCAGGCTCTCGTCCAGGTAGCTCATCCGCGATCGCCCGTCTTCCATATTCCCGCGGTACTGCTCGAGGTGCATAAGTAGCGTGTCTATGTTCAGCACCTGGCCCGCGCCGGCGGGATCCTGGCCGAACCGGTCGAATTTGTTGCCCGTCGATACCTGCCGCTGCAATTCCGCAAGGCGCGTGTCGAGGCCGCGTAGCTGGGAGAGAAAGTTGTTGATCAGGATACTCTGCGTGATTCTCATCCGCCGCTACCTCCCCACGATCCCCATGCCGTTGATTATGCGGTCGAGCACCTGGTCGAGCGAGCTTATCATCCGCGCCGCGGCTTCGAGAGCGCGCTGGAAGCGGATCATGTCCACCGCCTCCTGGTTCAAGTCCACGCCCGCAACGGCCTCGCGCCGGTTGTCCACCTGCTCGATAATCAGCTCCTGGTTGGAAGAGATACGCGTCGCCTCCTGGACGCGGACGCCGAGACCGGTCACGACGCTTCTGTAGTAGCCGAAAATCGAGTCGCCCTCGGCGAACTCGGCCTGGTTTTTGAGATCGGCCATCGCGAGCGCTATCCGGTTGTCTCCGGGGCCGGAGAACAGTCCGTCGTCGGTGCCCTGCGCCGCGCCGATCACGTTCAGGTTGCGCTCGATCAGCGGATTGAGCCTTATCGTTTTCGCAATGTTTATGAAAGTCGGATCCTGCGGAACCACCACTTCGCTTGTCGGGACGAGTCCGAGCGAGGACAGGAAATTGGAAGTGCCGGCTTTTGCGCTTATCGCGTTGTAAAAGCCCAGCTCGGAATTGGGATCGTTCACGTCGGGCGGATTGTGCAGCGAGAGCCGCACGATGTCCGTACCCAGCACGTTTTCGAGGCCGCCGCGCACGCGCGCGTCGGTCGCGTTCGATATCCGGTTCAATATGTCGCGCAGCGTCGTCGTGCTTCCCGAGCGGACTTCATCCTCGGTGATCTGGATGCGCGCTTTGCCTATAAAGAAATCGCCGGACGTGACGCCAAGCTCGAACAACGTAGTATCTAGGCCGGTCGCGGAAGGAATCGCGGTCAGCCCGTCCAGCCTGCTTGTAACAACATCCACGAAATAGTCGCGGCCCGCGATGCCGTCAAGCCCGAAGCCCTGCCGGTGCAGTTCGTTGACGCGGTTCACGACCGCGCTCACCGCGACGTTGAAGTCGTGGCGCACCGCGGAAAGCGCCTCGTCGCGGAATTGAATAAGGCCGGCCAGTTCGCCCTGCCGCAGGTCGAGGTCGAAGCCGCTGTCGAGCTTGACGTTCACTTTCTCGCCGATGAGCGTCGCTTCGCTTTCCAACCTCAGTTTCGTCGAAAACCTGTCCTGAACGAGAGGATGGCCGGCCACGCTTACTGTGTAGAACCCCTGCGGATCTTCGTGAACGTTGATATTGATGAGCCGCGATAGCTTTGAGATGATCAGGTCGCGCCTGTCGCGCAGGTCGTTCGCGTTCTTGTTTCCCGTACCTTCGATTGACGCGATTTCCGCGTTCAAATCCGCGATTTGGCTTGTGAGGTTGTTTATTTCGGTGACTTTGGTCTTGACGAGGTCGTTGACGCGCCGGAATTCTTCGTCGAACCGGCCGTCCATATCGCGGATCGTGTTGATCAGAGTCTGCGACACTTCGCGCAGATTCGCGCGCGCGCTTTGGCCTTCCGGCTCGAGCGAAAGCACCTCCCACGCGTTCCAGAACTGCTCGAGGACGTTGGCGAAACCGTTCTGACCGGGCTCGTTGAAAATGCTTTCGACGCGCTCCAGGCCGTCGCGCAGCACTTCGATGCGCCCGCCGACTCCGTTCTCGCGCCGGTAAATCTGCTCCAGGAATTGGTCGCGGATTCGGATGAAAGCGTCCACCGTTACGCCGGTGCCGACCTGCCCCGCCCCCGTTCCCATCAGCACGCCCGGCACGGGAAGCGGAGGAGACGCGACCTGGACGACGCGCTGGCGCGAGTAGCCTTCGGTGTTAGTGTTCGCGATGTTGTGGCTTACGGTGTCGAGCGCGCTCTGCGCGGCGGTCATGCCGCGAAGGGCAGCTTCAATTCCGAGATACGTTCCGCGAATCATAAAAAACCAGTTGCAGAGTTATCTAGTTGCCGGGCTACGCCTTGCGGTCCACCAGGTTGCGCCTGAGACCTTCGTACTCGAAGCCGCCCTCGGCGCCGTAGTTGGGATGCTCGGTCGTGATCGTGACCATGCGAAGGATCTGCTCCGAGTAAATGGCAAGGTTGCGCGCCAGAACCGCGTTCGAAAAGTTCACCTCGCGAACTTCCGACATTTTCGCTGCGAGCTTTTTGCCGAGGCTGGCAAGGGGATGGCCGGTCGCGGCGTCCGCGCCGGCCAGAATCTCCGAAAGCGTCGCGTCGTCGTCAAGCCCCAGTTTCACCGCGATGAACGTGGTCAGCGCGTATCTGTCGCGCTCGCGTTCTTCCAAGCGCGCCAGCGCCTTCTCTTCCGAGGCGATGAGCGGGGGCAGCCGATCCAGCCGCGATTCAAGCAGCAACGCGCGCTTTTCTTCGAGTATGTCCTTGAGCCTCCCGGCCAGAACCAGGAGATCGCGCAGGATCGTTTCAAGGCGCGCAAATTCCGCGCTAACCGCGTTTGATGTCGTCAAAGTAGCCATTCTCGTCGAGCCCGCGGGCGACAGCCTCCTCGTCGATTCGGTATTCGCCCCGTTCGAGCTGCGACTTGATCTCCGCGAGCTTCTCTGCACGCGTCCGAGGATCCGTCGGCGCGAGATTTTGCGAAAGCCTGGCTCTTGCATTGTCGCTAATCTCCACCTTGTCCGGCCCGACCTTGGGCGCGCCGCTTGGGCGCGCTACCTCGGATGCTCCGCGCAGTCTCGCGTTCACAATGCTGAAAAGCCGCTCGATACCGGGAATGCGCATACCTCACCTCTCTCCCGCGGGCCGCGGGAACGCCCGCCCGGGAAAAGCGCCCGCGCCAAGCACAGCACGCACGCCAATTCCGTTATCGGCGGGAACGCGGTATTCCTTAGATAATCCGGAGCGCATTATAGCCTTCTCAACCGCTTCCGCGATACCCGTACCCGGTTTGGAGCGCGCCATGCGCGCCGCGACTTCCTCGAAGAACATATCCTGGTAGAAATCGCTGGCCAGATTGTTGCCGAAAAGCCCGCTTTTCATCACCGTTGCGCGCATCTGCTTGAGCAACATGGCAAGCAGAACCTGCTCGAAATCCAGCGCGGCTTCATGCGCGCGCTCGTCCTCGCTCTTTTCGCCCGAAACCGGGCCGCGAAGCGTATCCAAGTAAGTTAGGGACGCGCCGCTCAGGTCCATCAAAGCGGTTATCGGACGACGGACGCGCGGTTTGAGCCTTCGAGTAAAACGGGGATACATCGGGCGCCGGCGGTTACTTCTTTGGCGCGCTGTCCTCTATCGTTATAAGGTTGCTCGTTTCAAGCATCATTATGATCGTCCGCGTATCAGCGACGATCCTGTGGATTGTCCACGCG is drawn from bacterium and contains these coding sequences:
- the flgL gene encoding flagellar hook-associated protein FlgL, with amino-acid sequence MRITQSILINNFLSQLRGLDTRLAELQRQVSTGNKFDRFGQDPAGAGQVLNIDTLLMHLEQYRGNMEDGRSRMSYLDESLRSVGDYMQRARELVVQGANSHLTANDRRAIALEIDQIVRGVVTLANADYNARYLYAGYQTLKPPFELALSASGSFVEDVNYAGDKGVIARNIGNMTDIDVNFTGKDVFLSQTETRTGRAVSGGALGYSGFFRINGKTISVSATDTLQKIKDRINSTPDIGVVAKMEPNFVLTLESLSARGEIRLEDTGGKILEYLGLMPRGAFNIASAAPALPITDSQGAIKTGAVLAPFPSPPNPGITIDDSNDRLVLGLSGAANNNEEQRLSVNLVRGNYSTVADLADMIQERVDATFGLNKIIVRENAGAIEIETYESGSAITASDLVVGGFDSQGNLDTASILLGLTLAGGPEQADSAGTDGNDKFAIDLGASAHFDGADLDPVTIDIDGDSVATLADLVDSINASIRDSRLAGLVEAYDEGGRLAFETVKTGADVLGTDLAFSDVNAGTLAALGIVNTPSPAFVLSTAPFPPGLTITAGVDDTFSIDLAPFSSGDYSDPAPQAITIAAGAYATAAALAAAINSEILSNDVLANNVEAAVVNIGGFDFIQIQTLAKGSRVDASDLVLADVLPGTLANLGLAGPTTPGAGSSDGQGTIIESANLLDTLLKIRDDLLTVGYKKSLLVDLQNSDGELLGLAPGDRIEFTSGANTRRFYVQKFTTLGDLAAELSDFLGIGAVVSVTGDGRIQVENISNQPVPSISIKAFDPRGGSRAVFDDAFESLSGTVLPLSSKFSSFLVDEERVYLLSEPRLGEVDRDFTTTLDFRSRAGSAVRRLEFALDQSDSFSLELQKVKLGVQGADLTEVIIHLKEQENVLQAALSAGARILQSTLFDFLR
- the flgK gene encoding flagellar hook-associated protein FlgK — translated: MIRGTYLGIEAALRGMTAAQSALDTVSHNIANTNTEGYSRQRVVQVASPPLPVPGVLMGTGAGQVGTGVTVDAFIRIRDQFLEQIYRRENGVGGRIEVLRDGLERVESIFNEPGQNGFANVLEQFWNAWEVLSLEPEGQSARANLREVSQTLINTIRDMDGRFDEEFRRVNDLVKTKVTEINNLTSQIADLNAEIASIEGTGNKNANDLRDRRDLIISKLSRLININVHEDPQGFYTVSVAGHPLVQDRFSTKLRLESEATLIGEKVNVKLDSGFDLDLRQGELAGLIQFRDEALSAVRHDFNVAVSAVVNRVNELHRQGFGLDGIAGRDYFVDVVTSRLDGLTAIPSATGLDTTLFELGVTSGDFFIGKARIQITEDEVRSGSTTTLRDILNRISNATDARVRGGLENVLGTDIVRLSLHNPPDVNDPNSELGFYNAISAKAGTSNFLSSLGLVPTSEVVVPQDPTFINIAKTIRLNPLIERNLNVIGAAQGTDDGLFSGPGDNRIALAMADLKNQAEFAEGDSIFGYYRSVVTGLGVRVQEATRISSNQELIIEQVDNRREAVAGVDLNQEAVDMIRFQRALEAAARMISSLDQVLDRIINGMGIVGR
- a CDS encoding flagellar protein FlgN; amino-acid sequence: MTTSNAVSAEFARLETILRDLLVLAGRLKDILEEKRALLLESRLDRLPPLIASEEKALARLEERERDRYALTTFIAVKLGLDDDATLSEILAGADAATGHPLASLGKKLAAKMSEVREVNFSNAVLARNLAIYSEQILRMVTITTEHPNYGAEGGFEYEGLRRNLVDRKA
- the flgM gene encoding flagellar biosynthesis anti-sigma factor FlgM; the encoded protein is MRIPGIERLFSIVNARLRGASEVARPSGAPKVGPDKVEISDNARARLSQNLAPTDPRTRAEKLAEIKSQLERGEYRIDEEAVARGLDENGYFDDIKRG
- a CDS encoding rod-binding protein, yielding MMDLSGASLTYLDTLRGPVSGEKSEDERAHEAALDFEQVLLAMLLKQMRATVMKSGLFGNNLASDFYQDMFFEEVAARMARSKPGTGIAEAVEKAIMRSGLSKEYRVPADNGIGVRAVLGAGAFPGRAFPRPAGER